The Brachyhypopomus gauderio isolate BG-103 chromosome 17, BGAUD_0.2, whole genome shotgun sequence genome includes a window with the following:
- the ube2d1a gene encoding ubiquitin-conjugating enzyme E2 D1a produces MALKRIQKELQDLQRDPPSQCSAGPMGEDLFHWQATIMGPGDSPYQGGVFFLTIHFPTDYPFKPPKVAFTTKIYHPNINSNGSICLDILRSQWSPALTVSKVLLSICSLLCDPNPDDPLVPDIAHVYKSDKDKYNRLAREWTQKYAM; encoded by the exons gagttaCAGGACTTGCAGCGAGACCCTCCCTCCCAGTGTTCGGCGGGGCCGATGGGAGAGGACT TGTTCCACTGGCAGGCTACAATAATGGGTCCA GGTGACAGTCCATATCAGGGTGGCGTTTTCTTCCTCACCATTCACTTCCCAACTGATTATCCCTTCAAACCACCCAAG GTTGCCTTCACGACGAAGATCTACCACCCAAACATCAACAGCAACGGCAGCATCTGTCTGGACATCCTGCGTTCCCAGTGGAGTCCCGCCCTCACCGTGTCCAAAG TGCTGCTGTCCATATGCTCGCTGCTGTGCGACCCCAATCCAGATGACCCTTTAGTTCCCGACATAGCACACGTCTACAAATCAGACAAAGACAA GTACAACAGACTGGCCCGAGAGTGGACTCAGAAATATGCCATGTAG